Proteins encoded within one genomic window of Geotalea daltonii FRC-32:
- a CDS encoding sigma 54-interacting transcriptional regulator, whose product MNKKIKINQEDRVFFETVAKAAFANPFGGKRDELDALIGGVKAGISPEKLLAAVVGQIRQRIIALKEKDAANLRHWEGEDREAFRIVVLFHLFHRHLEDFDRLTQNQLKSGEASCPVPFARTVLGELHDFGFAEHEALRFLAVFYQLRRAFYFIKNGLVGNSPSMRTLRKHLWNCVFTHDIRWFESRFWDRMEDFSVLLLGATGTGKGAAASAIGRSGFIPFDVSRNCFSESFTRNFVAINLSQFSEGVLESELFGHRKGAFTGAMDNYEGLFSRCAPHGVIFLDEIGDVSLPVQIKLLQVLQERQFSPVGSHERKRFSGRVVAATNRPLEELRREGKFRDDFYYRLCSDVVHLPSLRQRLQESPQELDLLLTSILARLAGNVTPREQQLVKKVLERDLGGDYAWPGNVRELEQAVKRIIITGRCQRPDNGQSVKKSSDLLVDGIKEGNLDAESLLAQYCSMLYSRYGTYEEVARRMKLDRRTVKKYISSSDSNE is encoded by the coding sequence ATGAATAAGAAAATTAAAATAAATCAGGAAGACCGGGTTTTTTTTGAAACGGTGGCCAAGGCTGCCTTTGCCAATCCCTTTGGCGGAAAGAGGGATGAGCTGGATGCCCTGATTGGTGGCGTGAAAGCGGGGATCTCACCAGAGAAGCTTCTGGCGGCGGTAGTTGGCCAGATCAGGCAGCGGATAATAGCGTTAAAGGAGAAAGATGCAGCAAACCTCAGGCATTGGGAAGGGGAGGATCGTGAAGCCTTCCGCATTGTAGTGCTCTTTCATCTCTTCCACCGCCATCTGGAAGACTTCGACCGCCTGACCCAGAACCAGCTGAAAAGCGGCGAAGCCTCCTGTCCGGTTCCCTTTGCCCGGACCGTGCTCGGCGAACTCCATGACTTCGGCTTTGCCGAGCATGAGGCGCTTCGTTTTCTGGCCGTCTTTTACCAGCTCCGGCGCGCCTTCTATTTCATCAAGAACGGCCTGGTCGGCAACTCCCCTTCCATGCGCACCCTTCGCAAGCACCTGTGGAACTGCGTGTTCACCCATGATATCCGCTGGTTCGAAAGCAGGTTCTGGGACCGCATGGAGGACTTTTCGGTGCTTCTCTTGGGAGCCACCGGCACCGGCAAAGGCGCGGCGGCATCTGCCATCGGGCGTTCGGGCTTCATTCCTTTCGATGTATCCCGCAATTGTTTTTCCGAAAGTTTCACCCGCAATTTCGTGGCGATCAACCTCTCCCAGTTTTCCGAAGGGGTGCTGGAATCTGAACTCTTCGGCCATCGCAAAGGGGCCTTTACCGGGGCTATGGACAATTATGAAGGGCTCTTCAGCAGGTGTGCCCCCCACGGCGTCATCTTCCTTGACGAGATCGGCGATGTCAGTCTGCCGGTACAGATAAAGCTGCTCCAGGTCCTTCAGGAGCGCCAGTTTTCACCGGTTGGGAGCCACGAACGGAAGCGCTTCAGCGGCAGGGTGGTGGCAGCCACCAACCGGCCCCTGGAGGAGCTGCGCCGGGAGGGCAAGTTCCGCGATGATTTCTACTACCGCCTCTGTTCCGATGTGGTGCACCTGCCTTCTCTCAGGCAGCGGTTGCAGGAATCGCCCCAGGAGCTTGACCTGCTTCTGACCAGCATCCTGGCCCGACTGGCGGGGAATGTGACGCCACGGGAGCAGCAGCTGGTAAAAAAGGTTCTGGAACGGGACTTGGGGGGAGATTACGCTTGGCCGGGGAACGTGCGGGAGCTGGAGCAGGCGGTGAAGCGGATCATCATTACCGGCCGCTGCCAGCGACCGGACAACGGACAATCCGTAAAAAAATCGTCCGATCTTTTGGTAGATGGCATAAAAGAGGGAAATTTAGATGCTGAATCGTTGTTGGCCCAATACTGCAGTATGCTCTACAGCCGCTATGGAACATATGAAGAAGTTGCTCGCCGTATGAAGCTGGATCGGCGCACGGTTAAAAAATATATCTCCTCATCTGACAGCAACGAGTAA
- a CDS encoding helix-turn-helix domain-containing protein, producing MSGIRSPKELGEALRQKRKAKGLTQTAAGKPVNLVQSKISQIENGTLAIELSTLFRLLAALDLELVVQPRQKHEIKGDEW from the coding sequence ATGAGCGGAATTCGTTCTCCAAAAGAACTAGGGGAGGCACTTCGCCAGAAACGTAAGGCAAAGGGGTTGACACAGACGGCTGCAGGGAAGCCGGTTAACCTGGTGCAATCCAAAATATCGCAGATCGAAAACGGAACCCTTGCCATCGAGTTGAGTACCCTATTCCGACTTCTGGCGGCACTTGACCTGGAGCTGGTGGTACAGCCACGACAAAAGCATGAAATTAAAGGAGATGAGTGGTAA
- a CDS encoding acyl-[ACP]--phospholipid O-acyltransferase produces the protein MTSHEKHQSLLWLNTTQFLGALNDNILKLLIIFFLIGSQGVAKAGVITACVGAAFVLPFLLFSAPAGCLADRLHKSRLIKIIKAIEVAVTLLAVVAFAFKLEWGLYAVVFLMATHSAFFAPAKYGIIPEIASRDDLSRVNGLIESFTYLAIIVGTALASVLAQATGGRFWIAALVCLVVALVGLASASRLETTRQEDASRKVSLFPSEILRTVLAVRHDRDLMLAIIGLAYFMFVGAFAQLNLISYGMQQLGLSEAGSGYLFLAAALGIGGGSLLAAKLSGRDVEFGIVPIGAIGLTASAILLHTVPSTIASCVFILVLFGISAGLFSLPLQTFIQFRAEPDKRGEVLAASSFINWVGILLASALTWLFSGPLQLSAAQGFSVIGIMTLALTIITLWLLPDFLLRFMGLVTMRIFYRLRIIGAENLPVEGPALLIPNHVTWVDALLLSATCQRRIRFVMERRIYNTPLLRWLFRMMGVIPVSSKDGRKEMVEFIKRARTALDDGYMVCIFAEGALTRNGMLREFRGGFERIVKDSGYPVIPVYIGGAWGSILSYAHGKLLSRPPALAPYQVSILFGTPMPATSTALEVRQAVMELSCDYFNSRKAERKPLAEYFVLAAKQNWKRHAVSDTSGKELSYGETLAGALALAGKLDKCIGEAEYVGLLLPPSAGGALANLALSLLGRVPVNLNYTAAEASLRSAIAQCGITTIVTSRAFLEKLPTLPQVEGMLFLDDIAPTISKGEKLQALIRGRLLPPRLLCNRQGFHADRTATVIFSSGSTGEPKGVMLSHHNIMSNIEALRMVFRVNLNDNICSALPFFHSLGFTGTLWLPLLSGFSAAYHPNPMDGEKIAQVVREHRSSLLIATPTFLLAYLRRAKKEDFASLRLVITGAEKLKAKVADSFEERFGIRPLEGYGATELSPVITLSLPDVKIDGVAQHGSKEGSVGHPIPGVAIRVVDPDSGTALKPGEPGLILVKGPNVMHGYLGQPDKTAQVVKDGWYVTGDIGIMDDDGFIRITDRMSRFSKIGGEMVPHGVVEDELHGRLGQTQVLAVTAVPDEKKGEKLVVVYAKDAADGETLHRLLAESNIPNLWKPGRDCYVAVEDLPMLGSGKLDLKGLKEIALTALGG, from the coding sequence ATGACTTCCCATGAAAAACACCAATCCCTGCTCTGGCTCAACACCACCCAATTTCTCGGCGCCCTGAACGACAATATCCTCAAGCTGCTCATCATCTTTTTCCTGATCGGCAGCCAGGGCGTTGCCAAGGCCGGAGTCATCACCGCCTGTGTCGGCGCTGCATTCGTCCTCCCCTTCCTCCTCTTTTCCGCGCCCGCCGGTTGCCTGGCCGACCGTCTGCACAAGTCCCGTCTGATCAAGATCATAAAGGCAATCGAGGTGGCGGTGACCCTTTTAGCGGTAGTCGCTTTTGCCTTCAAGCTTGAATGGGGGCTCTATGCCGTCGTTTTCCTCATGGCAACCCACAGTGCTTTCTTTGCACCGGCCAAATACGGCATCATCCCGGAAATAGCCTCCCGCGACGACTTGTCCCGGGTCAATGGCTTGATCGAGTCATTTACCTATCTGGCAATCATTGTCGGCACCGCCTTGGCCTCTGTCCTGGCCCAGGCGACCGGCGGACGTTTCTGGATTGCAGCGCTGGTATGCCTTGTGGTGGCCCTGGTAGGGCTGGCATCAGCCTCCCGACTTGAGACCACCCGCCAGGAGGACGCCAGCCGAAAGGTCTCCCTCTTCCCCTCTGAAATCCTGCGCACCGTGCTGGCCGTCCGCCACGACCGGGACCTGATGCTGGCGATCATCGGCCTTGCCTATTTCATGTTTGTCGGCGCCTTCGCCCAGCTCAACCTGATCAGCTACGGCATGCAGCAGCTGGGACTCTCCGAAGCGGGCAGCGGCTATCTCTTTCTTGCCGCGGCACTTGGCATCGGCGGCGGTTCACTGTTGGCGGCTAAACTCTCCGGGCGCGACGTGGAATTCGGCATCGTCCCCATCGGCGCCATCGGCCTGACTGCCTCGGCCATTCTGCTCCATACCGTCCCTTCCACCATCGCCTCCTGCGTTTTCATCCTCGTGCTTTTCGGCATCAGCGCCGGGCTGTTCAGCCTGCCGCTGCAGACCTTCATCCAGTTCCGGGCCGAGCCGGACAAGAGGGGGGAAGTACTGGCCGCCTCCAGCTTCATCAACTGGGTCGGCATCCTCCTCGCCTCCGCCCTCACCTGGCTCTTCAGTGGTCCGTTGCAGCTTTCCGCGGCCCAGGGCTTCAGCGTTATCGGCATCATGACCCTGGCGCTGACCATCATCACCCTCTGGCTCCTCCCCGACTTCCTGCTCCGCTTCATGGGTCTGGTCACCATGCGCATTTTTTACCGACTGCGTATTATCGGCGCTGAAAACCTCCCGGTGGAAGGACCGGCGCTGCTCATACCCAATCACGTCACCTGGGTGGATGCCCTGTTGCTCTCCGCCACCTGCCAGCGGCGCATCCGCTTCGTCATGGAACGGCGCATCTACAACACTCCCCTGTTGCGCTGGCTGTTCCGGATGATGGGGGTGATTCCGGTCTCCTCGAAAGACGGCAGGAAGGAGATGGTGGAGTTCATCAAGAGGGCGCGCACCGCCCTTGACGACGGCTACATGGTCTGCATCTTCGCCGAAGGTGCGTTGACCAGGAACGGCATGCTGCGTGAGTTCCGCGGCGGTTTCGAGCGGATTGTCAAGGACAGCGGCTATCCGGTGATCCCGGTTTACATAGGCGGCGCCTGGGGAAGCATCCTCAGTTACGCCCACGGTAAGCTGCTCTCCCGTCCGCCGGCCCTGGCACCCTATCAGGTCTCGATCCTCTTCGGCACCCCCATGCCCGCAACCAGCACCGCCCTTGAGGTACGACAGGCGGTCATGGAGCTTTCCTGCGACTATTTCAATTCCCGCAAGGCCGAACGCAAGCCACTGGCCGAGTACTTCGTCCTTGCCGCCAAGCAGAACTGGAAACGGCATGCCGTTTCGGATACCTCCGGCAAAGAGCTCAGCTACGGCGAGACCCTGGCAGGTGCCCTGGCCCTGGCAGGCAAGCTTGATAAATGCATCGGCGAGGCAGAATACGTGGGGCTGCTGCTGCCGCCATCGGCCGGCGGAGCGCTGGCCAACCTGGCCCTCTCCCTGCTGGGGCGGGTGCCGGTCAATCTCAACTACACCGCCGCCGAAGCATCCCTCAGGTCGGCCATCGCCCAGTGCGGCATCACCACCATCGTCACCTCCCGAGCATTCCTGGAAAAGCTCCCCACGCTGCCGCAAGTGGAAGGCATGCTCTTTCTCGATGATATCGCCCCCACCATCTCCAAGGGTGAAAAGCTGCAGGCCTTGATCCGCGGCCGGCTGCTGCCCCCTCGCCTGCTCTGCAACCGCCAAGGCTTCCATGCCGACCGGACCGCCACCGTCATCTTCTCCTCCGGCAGCACCGGCGAGCCAAAGGGGGTCATGCTCAGCCACCACAACATCATGTCCAACATCGAGGCACTGCGCATGGTCTTTCGCGTCAACCTCAACGACAATATCTGCTCGGCCCTCCCCTTCTTCCACTCCCTGGGCTTCACCGGCACCCTATGGCTGCCGCTCCTCAGCGGCTTTTCCGCCGCCTACCATCCCAATCCCATGGATGGTGAAAAGATCGCCCAGGTGGTCCGGGAACACCGCTCATCCCTGCTCATCGCCACCCCCACCTTTCTCCTCGCTTACTTACGCCGGGCAAAGAAAGAGGATTTTGCCTCCCTGCGCCTGGTCATTACCGGCGCTGAGAAATTGAAAGCCAAGGTGGCCGATTCCTTCGAAGAGCGCTTCGGCATCCGTCCTTTGGAGGGATATGGGGCAACGGAGCTCTCCCCGGTCATCACCCTCAGCCTCCCCGATGTGAAGATAGACGGCGTTGCCCAGCATGGCTCCAAGGAGGGGAGCGTCGGCCATCCCATCCCCGGTGTCGCCATCCGCGTAGTCGATCCGGACAGCGGGACTGCCTTGAAGCCGGGCGAGCCGGGACTGATCCTGGTCAAGGGGCCAAATGTCATGCACGGCTACCTTGGACAGCCGGACAAGACTGCCCAGGTGGTGAAGGACGGCTGGTACGTCACCGGCGACATCGGCATCATGGACGATGACGGCTTCATCCGCATCACCGACCGCATGAGCCGCTTCAGCAAAATTGGCGGCGAGATGGTCCCCCACGGCGTGGTGGAGGATGAGCTGCACGGCC
- a CDS encoding type II toxin-antitoxin system HipA family toxin, translated as MPRNLAVYLNGTRVGTLTHAARVLQFVYATSWITSSVSRPLSLSMPLRREPYSGDVVENYFDNLLPDNQAIRNRIQTRFGSPSNRAFDLLWHTGRDCVGAVQLIPDGAEAVDVRRVEATPVSDVKIAAILNNYRTMPLGMRPDIDFRISLAGAQEKTALLRLDGRWCIPSGVTPTSHILKLPIGTIAHSGMDLTDSVENEWLCHLILKEFGVPVANAEMEVFEGVKALVVERFDRRWAEDGSWLIRLPQEDMCQAMGVAPALKYESDGGPGIQKIMTFLLGSADALGDRRVFMQVQVLFWLLAAIDGHAKNFSIFIRPRGEFSLTPMYDVLSAYPLVVKGQLDPHRLRMAMAVSGKNRRYEHISIRYRHWLATAQRNNVSPEEMALIIEELLDRVDSITAAVASRLPHNFPGDVAESIFEGMRQSRDRLASQKHER; from the coding sequence ATGCCCAGGAATCTAGCGGTTTACCTTAATGGGACCAGGGTAGGAACTTTGACTCATGCTGCCAGAGTGCTTCAGTTCGTTTATGCTACCTCCTGGATTACCTCCAGCGTGAGCCGTCCCCTCTCACTTTCAATGCCCCTTCGGAGGGAGCCCTATTCAGGGGACGTCGTCGAGAATTACTTCGATAACTTGCTTCCTGACAATCAGGCGATCAGGAATCGTATCCAGACAAGATTTGGTTCTCCGTCAAACCGTGCATTTGATCTTTTGTGGCATACCGGCCGTGATTGCGTCGGTGCAGTTCAATTGATACCAGACGGTGCTGAGGCTGTAGATGTTAGAAGGGTAGAAGCTACTCCTGTATCGGACGTAAAGATAGCGGCCATCCTTAACAATTATCGGACAATGCCGTTGGGTATGCGACCGGATATTGACTTCCGAATCTCGCTGGCAGGCGCGCAGGAGAAGACGGCTTTGCTCCGGCTTGATGGCAGGTGGTGCATCCCCTCGGGGGTGACTCCAACAAGTCACATCCTGAAGCTTCCGATCGGAACGATTGCCCATAGTGGTATGGACCTCACTGATAGTGTCGAGAATGAATGGCTTTGTCACCTCATTCTGAAGGAATTTGGTGTTCCGGTCGCCAATGCGGAAATGGAAGTCTTTGAAGGGGTGAAGGCTCTTGTGGTAGAGCGATTCGACCGACGCTGGGCTGAGGATGGCTCGTGGTTGATTCGACTTCCACAAGAGGACATGTGCCAGGCGATGGGAGTGGCGCCCGCATTGAAATATGAGAGTGATGGAGGCCCCGGCATCCAGAAGATCATGACTTTTTTGCTCGGATCGGCAGACGCGCTGGGTGACCGGCGGGTATTTATGCAGGTGCAGGTACTTTTCTGGCTTCTGGCTGCAATCGATGGCCATGCCAAGAACTTCAGCATCTTTATACGCCCGCGTGGCGAGTTTTCCCTAACCCCGATGTATGATGTGCTTTCCGCATATCCTCTTGTAGTAAAGGGACAACTAGATCCACACAGGTTGAGAATGGCGATGGCTGTCAGTGGCAAAAACCGTCGATATGAGCACATCTCCATCCGCTACAGGCATTGGCTGGCAACGGCTCAGAGAAATAACGTATCGCCTGAGGAAATGGCGCTGATAATTGAGGAGCTCCTTGATCGGGTGGACAGCATAACCGCAGCTGTGGCTTCCAGATTGCCCCATAATTTCCCTGGAGATGTCGCTGAAAGCATCTTTGAAGGGATGCGGCAGTCTCGAGATAGGTTGGCGTCGCAGAAACACGAACGCTGA
- a CDS encoding NAD(P)-dependent alcohol dehydrogenase, whose product MYKAKAYSVTSATAPFASNTITRRETTERDVQIEILFCGICHSDLHTVRDEWHSVMPTAYPCVPGHEIVGKVTKVGAAVSRFKPGELVGVGCLVDSDHTCPNCKTDMEQFCPGATFTYNSPDKHGTAPVTYGGYSESIVVDEHFVLRVPANLDLAGVAPLLCAGITTYSPVRRWGDIKGKKVGIVGLGGLGHMGVKFARAFGAHVVVFTTSLKKKEDALRLGAHEVILSTDPVQMKQHAGTFNFILDTIAAEHDINAYITMLGLEGNITLVGAPETPLQVSAFALLFGRKSISGSLIGGIKETQEMLDFCGEHNITSDVEVIPIQKINEAYERLVKSDVKYRFSIDMASLKSE is encoded by the coding sequence ATGTACAAAGCAAAAGCATATTCAGTAACCAGTGCCACAGCACCCTTTGCCTCGAATACCATCACGCGCCGGGAGACCACCGAACGAGACGTGCAGATCGAAATTCTTTTCTGCGGCATCTGCCACTCCGATCTCCATACGGTCCGTGACGAATGGCACAGCGTCATGCCCACCGCCTACCCCTGCGTACCGGGGCACGAGATCGTCGGCAAGGTAACCAAGGTCGGCGCAGCGGTCAGCAGATTCAAGCCAGGCGAACTGGTAGGGGTCGGGTGCCTGGTGGATTCTGACCATACCTGCCCCAACTGCAAGACTGACATGGAGCAGTTCTGCCCTGGTGCAACCTTTACCTATAACTCTCCGGACAAGCACGGCACTGCCCCCGTCACCTATGGCGGCTACTCTGAAAGCATCGTTGTCGATGAACATTTCGTGCTGCGTGTTCCTGCAAACCTTGACCTTGCCGGGGTGGCACCACTACTTTGCGCCGGGATCACCACCTACTCGCCGGTCCGTCGTTGGGGGGACATCAAGGGTAAGAAGGTGGGTATCGTCGGCCTTGGCGGCTTAGGACACATGGGAGTAAAATTCGCCCGTGCCTTTGGCGCCCACGTGGTTGTCTTCACCACCTCGCTGAAGAAAAAGGAGGACGCTCTGCGCCTGGGCGCCCATGAGGTGATCCTTTCCACCGATCCGGTACAGATGAAGCAGCATGCGGGTACCTTCAATTTTATCCTGGACACCATCGCCGCCGAGCATGACATCAATGCCTATATCACCATGCTCGGCCTCGAAGGCAACATCACCCTCGTCGGTGCACCGGAAACACCGCTCCAAGTCTCTGCTTTTGCATTATTGTTCGGCCGTAAAAGCATTTCCGGTTCGCTCATCGGCGGCATCAAGGAGACCCAGGAGATGCTCGATTTCTGCGGAGAGCACAACATCACCTCTGATGTGGAAGTTATTCCCATCCAGAAGATCAATGAGGCCTATGAGCGGCTGGTGAAGTCTGATGTGAAGTACCGCTTCTCCATCGATATGGCATCATTAAAATCCGAGTAA
- a CDS encoding AraC family transcriptional regulator, which produces MERALEALATSIARLTEEGEQHITAIHGLSLYRREEPTEPMTGMYEPSICLVAQGAKRVLLGDEVFVYDALHYLITSVHLPTVVQIVEANREKPYLGLKLKLDQREMSQLMADSNLPAPRVQQSSRGMATGVMTLALVTAFHRLIGLLDDQQDIPILAPIIQKEIIYRLLVGDQGTRLRQIASAGSQSHQIARAIDWLKTNFTQPLRVEELAEQARMSSSTFHHHFRSMTALSPLQYQKQLRLQEARRLMLSERMDAANAAFQVGYESPSQFSREYNRLFGAPPLRDIINLRQMAAAE; this is translated from the coding sequence ATGGAACGTGCACTGGAAGCTTTGGCAACAAGCATTGCCCGATTGACCGAAGAAGGGGAACAGCATATAACCGCAATCCACGGTTTATCACTTTATCGACGGGAGGAACCGACCGAGCCCATGACCGGCATGTACGAGCCGAGCATTTGCCTGGTCGCCCAGGGGGCCAAGCGGGTGCTGCTCGGTGACGAGGTTTTTGTCTACGATGCGCTCCACTACCTGATCACTTCCGTGCATCTCCCCACGGTTGTGCAGATTGTCGAGGCGAACCGGGAAAAGCCCTACCTGGGGCTTAAATTGAAGCTCGATCAGCGGGAAATGTCACAACTGATGGCGGACAGCAATCTTCCCGCGCCACGTGTCCAGCAGTCGAGCCGTGGAATGGCCACCGGCGTGATGACGCTGGCGCTCGTCACCGCTTTTCATCGATTGATCGGCCTGCTTGACGATCAGCAGGATATTCCGATCCTGGCGCCGATCATTCAAAAGGAAATTATCTACCGCCTGCTGGTTGGAGATCAAGGGACGCGCCTGCGCCAGATCGCATCGGCAGGCAGCCAGAGTCATCAAATAGCTCGAGCGATCGATTGGTTGAAAACCAACTTCACCCAGCCGTTGCGCGTCGAAGAACTGGCTGAACAAGCCCGCATGAGCAGTTCCACCTTTCATCATCATTTCAGGTCGATGACCGCACTGAGTCCGTTACAGTATCAAAAACAGCTGCGCCTGCAGGAAGCAAGGCGTTTGATGTTGAGTGAACGCATGGATGCCGCAAACGCAGCGTTTCAGGTCGGCTATGAGAGCCCTTCCCAGTTCAGTCGTGAATACAACCGCCTGTTTGGGGCACCGCCGTTACGGGACATAATCAACTTGCGTCAAATGGCTGCTGCAGAATAG
- a CDS encoding amidohydrolase family protein produces MQQSIIDIHCHAAGIGAGNSGCFISPAMRRSFKFHIYLRAFGVSERELLVQGDHLIVERLSALLAGAERVQQAVVLALDGVIDQNGELDMARTEAFIPNEFIASAASRHDNILFGASINPYRHDAIERLHQAVAQGAVLLKWLPSIQGIDPADERLVPFYECLRGQGLPLLTHTGEEESFTCKQDHLGDPERLRLPLRVGVTVIAAHAASSGKNDGEANFNRFLRLCAEFPNLYADVSALTQLNRLNHLPRLLKHRELHGRLLYGTDMPLLQTLIVTPLAFAHRLSPRKVLAISHIRNPWDQDIALKEALGLPENVLTNAARILRLPAGA; encoded by the coding sequence ATGCAACAATCCATTATCGACATCCATTGTCATGCTGCCGGGATCGGCGCCGGCAACAGCGGCTGTTTCATCTCTCCTGCCATGCGCCGCAGCTTCAAATTTCATATTTATTTGCGGGCCTTCGGCGTTTCGGAACGGGAACTGCTGGTTCAGGGGGACCATCTGATAGTTGAGCGGCTCTCCGCGCTCCTAGCCGGAGCGGAAAGGGTGCAACAAGCTGTGGTGCTGGCCCTGGACGGAGTTATCGACCAGAATGGAGAACTGGACATGGCACGCACCGAAGCGTTCATTCCCAATGAGTTCATTGCCAGTGCCGCCAGCCGTCATGACAACATTCTCTTCGGAGCCAGCATCAACCCCTACCGGCACGATGCCATCGAGCGGCTCCACCAGGCAGTGGCACAAGGGGCGGTACTTCTGAAGTGGCTTCCTTCCATTCAGGGGATAGATCCCGCCGATGAGCGGCTGGTCCCCTTCTACGAGTGCCTGCGGGGTCAGGGGCTGCCGCTTCTTACCCACACCGGCGAAGAGGAATCCTTTACCTGCAAGCAGGACCACCTGGGTGATCCAGAGCGGCTACGGTTGCCACTCCGTGTCGGAGTGACAGTGATCGCCGCCCACGCTGCCAGCAGCGGCAAAAACGACGGCGAGGCCAACTTTAATCGCTTCCTTCGCCTCTGCGCTGAATTCCCCAACCTCTATGCCGATGTTTCCGCCCTTACCCAGCTCAACAGGCTTAACCATCTCCCCCGACTACTCAAACACCGGGAGCTGCATGGCCGTCTGCTCTACGGCACCGACATGCCCCTGCTCCAGACACTCATCGTCACCCCCCTGGCATTTGCCCATCGCCTGTCGCCGCGCAAGGTGCTCGCCATCTCCCACATCCGCAATCCCTGGGACCAGGATATTGCCCTCAAGGAGGCCCTGGGGCTGCCGGAAAACGTTTTGACCAATGCCGCCCGCATTTTGCGCCTGCCTGCTGGTGCATAA
- a CDS encoding aldo/keto reductase encodes MQKRALGKNGLEVSALGFGCKGMSFSYGPPKDKNEMIALLRTAVERGITFFDTAEVYGPFTNEELVGEALAPLRDRVVIATKFGFNINSGNDPRGMTGNMPALNSRPEHIREVAEASLKRLKTDVIDLFYQHRVDPDVPIEEVAGAVKELIQEGKVKHFGLSEAGIQTIRRAHAVQKITAVQNEYSLWFRRPEEGLLQTLEELGIGLVPYSPLGKGFLTGKIDETTAFDSTDFRTTLPRFTPEARKANQALVDLLGRIAAQKKGTPAQIALAWLLAQKPWIVPIPGTTKLNRLDENIGAVSIELTAGDLSEIDNAAAKITVQGNRYPEKLEQLTGL; translated from the coding sequence ATGCAAAAGCGTGCATTAGGGAAAAATGGTCTGGAAGTATCAGCTCTGGGGTTCGGCTGCAAGGGGATGAGCTTTTCCTATGGCCCCCCCAAGGACAAAAACGAGATGATTGCGCTGCTGCGTACTGCCGTGGAACGCGGCATAACATTTTTCGATACGGCGGAGGTCTACGGGCCGTTCACCAACGAGGAGCTGGTTGGTGAAGCGCTTGCTCCTCTGCGTGACCGGGTGGTGATCGCCACCAAGTTCGGTTTCAACATCAACTCAGGCAATGACCCGCGCGGGATGACCGGCAATATGCCGGCCCTGAACAGTCGGCCGGAGCACATCAGGGAGGTGGCCGAGGCGTCGCTGAAGCGCCTAAAAACCGACGTCATCGACCTGTTCTATCAGCACCGGGTAGATCCGGACGTGCCCATCGAAGAGGTGGCGGGGGCGGTAAAGGAACTTATCCAGGAAGGGAAGGTCAAGCACTTCGGTCTGTCCGAGGCGGGGATACAGACAATCCGCCGCGCCCATGCCGTGCAAAAGATTACGGCGGTCCAGAACGAGTACTCGCTCTGGTTCAGGCGGCCTGAAGAAGGATTGCTGCAGACATTGGAAGAGCTGGGAATCGGCCTTGTCCCTTACAGCCCGCTGGGCAAGGGATTCCTCACTGGCAAGATCGACGAAACTACGGCATTCGACAGTACCGACTTTCGCACCACGCTTCCCCGTTTTACGCCGGAAGCCCGCAAAGCGAATCAAGCCCTGGTCGATCTGCTTGGCAGAATAGCAGCACAGAAGAAGGGGACTCCGGCACAGATCGCCCTTGCCTGGCTGCTCGCCCAGAAGCCGTGGATCGTGCCGATCCCCGGCACGACGAAGCTGAACCGTCTGGATGAGAACATAGGTGCGGTGAGCATAGAACTCACAGCCGGCGATCTCAGTGAGATCGATAACGCCGCCGCCAAGATTACGGTGCAAGGAAACCGGTATCCGGAAAAGCTGGAGCAGTTGACCGGGCTCTGA